The following proteins are co-located in the Patescibacteria group bacterium genome:
- a CDS encoding SdrD B-like domain-containing protein codes for MKINLLPKKKAVWETTYKSFHIVALIALVFNMSSVGVFLTPNTALAAEKTPETAVDVVAEEVVAKPVVETATDKTDCAEGEKCEDTGTIQIKKFLDQDRDGVHDTNEALLPNWHFTIVNGAYSTQGATNSQGILTLLDMPLGTYQVTETLQDGWHNSTPLTQNAVVTLNNTTTLYFGNYFASESGLQNLLAGEGICYEDAWGYNTVANGVGLAEVSSGSFNLDVPENLYKAYIFWGGRYEGVNPGDNEIKLNGTTVTADATNIEQGSNPEWGWVGYYADVTSLVSVGNNNYTVTEVDVHDLYNDGAGILAVYKDSTIEPTQFAIKGGLDYAFHGFPDPMGPDTKVYTYTFDPAPYARTANTTLLVGDGEAGTSRGDNLWFKSSTGSAPTNLVNQAGASEIATNFMVQSDGPQWDTFSTTVTIPANATYASFQIESPEDQGDVSPYGESIAWHAQSLVIDQHCPGVCELEIKKSVNKTEAEPGDTLEYTLAYENVGTADCTGTGVKLYDDLDSKLTYNGIHSQDNDDHDITFEGNFNGTDPVANAHVVSPGESGYVTFQATITEDLKCGENVIPNESKIWSTETGNIPSNIVNTNVYKECYGSLKVIKSVDFGEATPDKWDFTVAGHGTQSPVEGQNYVIFTNLLAGSYSATESDLPGYHQVSSTCDNVQVTPGGQAVCEFHNTKDTFCKLEFTKSVDKENALPGDTLTYTINYQNIGDGNCTGTGVKVYDNLDDRLTYVDDSLNGTEYNGNGDGITLFEEFDGVNPIANAHVIVPGESGAISFQATITAEDLKCGETVIPNKAKVWSNETGYFSSNEVETTVYNECYGSLKVIKYVDEGNATPDMWDFTVAGYGTQSPAFGQDNVVFKLLPEGTYSATESNLPGYHQVSSTCNNVEVIAGQQAVCELHNTVDRYDIQGFKWNDLNGNGEWDQNEPGKSDWTINLNTVEGTPLQSTITSDKNLGYYEFTGVLPGIYQVCEEQGDGWYQTYPSENTGCHYIYLGPNADNEEMSYNFGNTAYGEISGAKFDDANTNGVWDIGEPGLEDWTIELRSSCSTVFADYDLVPDSVINLSDVSLFAEKYFLGDTLIDLNGDSAVNSFDLNCFKNKLGATPETMTVNPVIMTRTTDQSGYYEFSLLETGSYYVSEVQQTGWVQSLPGGNGMYGPIVITSGMVSIDNDFGNYHPVQKVPNISIVKDITNHNLVKGGFVDYKITYTNTGEVDLTNVYIVDNYPEQYLTIANTGGAVDNGNTLTWTIGNLAIGGTGSVTYRATIKDVTPANVDIINVATIYSDQTDPKSDDAKTVIPPVVEKKPILKITKDVNVQFANPNDTVKYTVVVSNVGDGAAINVILTDVLPEGLTYPEGGTTKTFALGNINPGASVTQTYDAVVGKDTKAGNYVNTASAKADNHSQVSDDATLEVRIPEVKGDATPELDITKTVNVEFTNPGDTISYTIVVKNIGDGEAINVILTDQLPEGFVYDGTEDVVKMWDLGNMAPDASKTITYAVNVLSNVTAGMYENIAVVGADNAENKSAMADVEVREIVVLGDVLPDTGTSALDYLYYLIGIATLIIGLWTIQRKNSDRSMGKQISTSQTLARKR; via the coding sequence ATGAAAATTAATCTCTTACCTAAGAAAAAAGCGGTGTGGGAAACAACCTACAAGTCATTCCACATTGTAGCGCTTATTGCGCTAGTATTTAACATGTCCTCAGTAGGGGTGTTTTTAACCCCAAATACTGCTCTGGCAGCGGAAAAGACACCTGAAACGGCAGTTGATGTCGTGGCAGAAGAAGTAGTCGCAAAACCGGTAGTTGAAACAGCAACTGATAAAACCGACTGTGCGGAAGGCGAAAAATGCGAAGATACCGGCACAATCCAGATTAAAAAGTTCCTGGATCAGGACCGAGACGGAGTTCATGATACAAACGAAGCATTACTGCCAAATTGGCATTTTACTATTGTAAACGGTGCATACAGTACTCAAGGTGCTACCAACAGCCAAGGTATACTGACTCTGCTTGATATGCCGCTTGGTACTTACCAAGTCACTGAAACACTGCAGGATGGCTGGCACAACAGCACTCCATTGACCCAAAATGCGGTTGTAACGTTGAATAATACAACTACACTATATTTTGGTAATTACTTTGCCAGCGAAAGCGGATTGCAGAATCTGCTTGCCGGTGAAGGAATCTGCTATGAAGATGCATGGGGCTACAATACCGTAGCTAACGGGGTTGGATTAGCAGAAGTTTCATCCGGTTCTTTCAACCTGGATGTACCGGAAAACCTTTATAAAGCTTATATCTTCTGGGGCGGGCGCTATGAAGGCGTAAACCCAGGTGATAATGAAATTAAACTAAACGGCACAACTGTTACCGCAGACGCCACAAACATTGAGCAAGGCTCAAATCCTGAGTGGGGCTGGGTTGGCTACTATGCTGATGTAACCAGTCTGGTTTCTGTTGGTAATAATAACTATACCGTGACTGAAGTTGACGTTCACGACCTGTACAACGACGGTGCCGGCATTTTGGCTGTCTACAAAGATTCCACCATTGAACCGACCCAATTCGCGATTAAAGGCGGTTTAGACTACGCCTTCCACGGTTTCCCGGATCCAATGGGACCGGACACAAAGGTTTATACTTATACATTTGACCCGGCACCTTATGCCAGAACTGCTAATACTACCCTACTGGTTGGTGACGGCGAAGCCGGAACATCCCGCGGAGACAATCTGTGGTTCAAATCAAGCACAGGTAGTGCTCCGACCAATCTGGTGAACCAGGCTGGTGCTTCAGAAATTGCCACAAACTTCATGGTACAGTCCGACGGACCGCAATGGGATACTTTCTCAACCACAGTAACCATCCCGGCTAACGCGACATATGCCAGCTTCCAGATTGAATCTCCGGAAGACCAAGGTGATGTATCACCTTACGGAGAAAGCATTGCTTGGCACGCACAATCCTTGGTAATCGATCAGCATTGCCCGGGAGTATGTGAATTAGAAATTAAAAAATCTGTTAACAAGACTGAAGCAGAACCTGGCGATACACTGGAATACACATTAGCTTACGAAAATGTCGGAACAGCTGACTGTACAGGAACTGGCGTAAAATTATATGACGATCTGGATAGCAAACTTACTTACAACGGCATTCATTCTCAGGATAACGATGATCATGACATTACCTTTGAAGGTAATTTCAACGGCACTGATCCGGTGGCCAATGCACACGTAGTCAGCCCGGGTGAGTCCGGGTATGTCACATTCCAGGCGACAATTACGGAAGACCTGAAATGCGGTGAAAATGTGATTCCTAATGAATCCAAAATTTGGAGCACTGAAACCGGAAACATCCCGAGCAACATAGTAAACACAAATGTTTACAAAGAATGCTACGGATCACTAAAAGTAATCAAGAGTGTTGATTTCGGTGAAGCGACACCTGATAAGTGGGATTTCACTGTTGCCGGTCACGGCACACAGTCTCCAGTTGAAGGACAAAACTATGTCATCTTCACAAATCTTCTGGCAGGATCATATTCTGCGACAGAAAGCGACCTGCCGGGTTATCATCAGGTATCTTCAACCTGCGATAATGTGCAGGTTACACCTGGCGGACAGGCAGTATGCGAATTCCACAATACCAAAGATACTTTCTGCAAACTAGAATTCACCAAATCAGTAGATAAAGAAAATGCACTGCCGGGCGATACATTGACCTATACCATCAATTATCAGAACATCGGCGACGGTAACTGTACCGGAACTGGCGTCAAAGTCTACGACAATCTGGACGACCGCTTAACTTATGTTGATGATTCGCTGAACGGAACTGAATACAACGGCAATGGCGACGGCATCACTCTGTTTGAAGAGTTTGACGGCGTTAACCCAATTGCTAATGCTCATGTAATAGTACCAGGCGAATCTGGAGCAATCAGTTTCCAGGCAACCATTACCGCCGAAGATTTGAAATGCGGTGAAACCGTAATTCCTAACAAAGCAAAGGTCTGGAGCAATGAAACCGGATACTTCTCTAGCAATGAAGTTGAGACAACCGTCTACAACGAATGCTACGGATCATTGAAAGTAATTAAATATGTAGATGAAGGCAATGCTACTCCGGATATGTGGGATTTCACTGTTGCCGGTTATGGCACACAGTCCCCTGCTTTCGGACAAGATAATGTTGTATTCAAACTGCTTCCTGAAGGAACATATTCTGCAACAGAAAGCAACCTGCCGGGCTATCACCAGGTATCTTCAACCTGCAACAATGTTGAAGTTATCGCCGGTCAACAGGCGGTTTGTGAATTACACAACACAGTGGATCGCTATGACATCCAAGGGTTCAAATGGAACGACTTGAATGGCAACGGCGAATGGGATCAGAATGAACCGGGCAAATCAGATTGGACAATTAACCTAAACACCGTTGAAGGAACCCCACTACAATCAACAATAACATCAGATAAAAACCTTGGTTACTACGAATTCACCGGAGTATTGCCGGGTATCTACCAGGTATGTGAAGAACAAGGCGACGGATGGTATCAGACTTACCCTTCCGAAAATACCGGATGCCACTATATCTATCTGGGACCTAACGCCGACAATGAAGAAATGTCATATAATTTCGGCAATACTGCTTATGGAGAAATCTCCGGCGCAAAATTCGACGATGCCAACACCAATGGTGTGTGGGACATCGGCGAACCGGGACTTGAGGACTGGACCATTGAGCTCAGATCCAGCTGTTCTACAGTATTTGCTGACTATGACTTGGTGCCTGACTCCGTAATCAACCTGTCAGACGTAAGCCTGTTTGCTGAAAAATATTTTCTGGGCGACACTCTGATCGACTTAAATGGAGACTCGGCTGTAAATAGTTTTGATCTGAACTGTTTCAAAAATAAACTGGGTGCAACTCCGGAAACAATGACTGTAAATCCTGTCATCATGACCAGAACAACAGACCAAAGCGGTTATTATGAATTCTCGCTTCTGGAAACAGGTTCATATTATGTTTCCGAAGTACAACAAACAGGCTGGGTACAGTCACTGCCGGGCGGAAATGGAATGTATGGACCGATAGTTATCACTTCCGGAATGGTTTCGATTGACAATGATTTCGGTAACTACCATCCTGTACAAAAAGTACCAAACATCTCAATAGTAAAAGACATTACAAATCACAACCTGGTTAAGGGCGGATTTGTAGACTATAAAATAACTTACACAAACACCGGTGAAGTAGACCTGACCAATGTCTATATCGTGGACAACTACCCGGAACAATACCTAACAATCGCCAATACCGGCGGAGCAGTCGATAACGGCAATACTCTGACCTGGACAATCGGAAACCTTGCAATTGGCGGAACCGGCAGCGTAACCTATCGGGCCACAATCAAGGATGTTACTCCGGCTAATGTTGATATCATCAACGTCGCCACGATCTATTCCGATCAGACCGATCCAAAAAGTGACGACGCTAAAACTGTGATCCCTCCGGTTGTAGAAAAAAAGCCAATTCTGAAAATTACCAAAGACGTAAATGTGCAATTCGCCAATCCAAATGATACTGTGAAATATACTGTAGTAGTATCAAATGTCGGTGATGGCGCTGCGATCAACGTTATTCTCACTGACGTCTTACCTGAAGGATTAACCTATCCTGAGGGCGGGACTACTAAAACATTCGCACTGGGAAATATTAACCCGGGCGCATCAGTAACTCAGACTTATGACGCGGTTGTCGGTAAGGATACAAAAGCCGGAAACTACGTAAACACCGCTTCAGCCAAGGCAGATAACCACAGCCAGGTATCAGACGATGCCACGTTAGAAGTGCGTATTCCGGAAGTTAAAGGCGATGCTACTCCTGAATTAGACATTACGAAAACAGTTAACGTTGAATTCACTAACCCGGGTGATACAATCTCATATACCATCGTTGTTAAAAACATTGGCGACGGTGAGGCAATCAATGTTATACTTACAGACCAGCTACCGGAAGGCTTCGTATATGACGGAACAGAAGATGTGGTGAAAATGTGGGATCTGGGCAATATGGCGCCGGATGCCTCCAAAACCATCACCTATGCTGTAAATGTGCTGAGCAATGTCACTGCCGGTATGTATGAAAATATTGCAGTAGTTGGAGCAGATAATGCTGAAAACAAATCCGCGATGGCAGATGTAGAAGTAAGGGAAATCGTGGTATTAGGCGATGTATTGCCTGACACCGGAACATCTGCGCTTGATTACTTGTACTACCTAATTGGAATAGCTACACTCATTATTGGCTTATGGACAATACAGAGAAAAAATTCCGATCGATCGATGGGAAAACAAATCAGCACAAGCCAGACACTCGCAAGAAAGCGGTAA
- a CDS encoding class E sortase, with translation MDNTEKKFRSIDGKTNQHKPDTRKKAVRIGALIAIGFGIIILAYPFIPSIQYALFPPKTNIQAIDDSKELISGLPLSEDKQTSEDYTGNRLIIPKIGVNAKVVEGENDQALLRGAWRMPQTSTPDKGGNTVITGHRFRFRPPNNTTFYLLDKLEQGDKIAVVWEGKEYYYRVIEIKVVTPDQTEVINPSSDPILTIFTCTPLFTSQKRLVVISELI, from the coding sequence ATGGACAATACAGAGAAAAAATTCCGATCGATCGATGGGAAAACAAATCAGCACAAGCCAGACACTCGCAAGAAAGCGGTAAGAATTGGTGCGTTAATTGCGATTGGGTTTGGGATAATTATATTAGCTTATCCCTTTATCCCCTCCATTCAGTACGCACTGTTCCCTCCGAAAACGAATATCCAAGCAATTGATGACTCCAAAGAATTAATCTCCGGATTACCACTATCTGAAGATAAACAGACCAGTGAAGATTATACCGGTAATCGTCTGATTATTCCTAAAATAGGAGTAAACGCCAAGGTGGTTGAAGGTGAAAATGACCAGGCATTGCTTAGAGGCGCGTGGCGCATGCCACAAACCTCTACTCCTGACAAAGGAGGCAACACAGTTATTACCGGTCATCGTTTCCGTTTTCGACCGCCAAACAACACTACATTCTATTTGCTCGACAAGCTTGAGCAAGGCGACAAAATAGCTGTTGTTTGGGAGGGGAAAGAGTACTACTACCGGGTAATCGAAATCAAGGTAGTAACCCCGGATCAGACTGAAGTGATTAATCCAAGTTCGGATCCGATTCTGACAATTTTCACTTGTACTCCCCTGTTTACATCGCAGAAAAGGCTGGTTGTAATCAGTGAGTTGATCTAA
- a CDS encoding UbiA family prenyltransferase, with protein MRSFRSYVMIARPQHMLLAALTTWVAAMLSNGPHWFTTAKVVAPTIMAFSVFGASLFHFGAANQMYTRKSESLAVRDPALLDGLFFGGIASILTAIAITFTYLNETCRVIVVADATIILAYPNLLSRHWFSKNSLIAFVCVSPILIGWLAGSHQHSSIPYGIGMAFFSFLAREIVKDVQDRKANHGYRWTLPLWLGVIPARRIAGACMLPSLVVAGGFGATLPRYHWYVAVPYCLAVAYSLIATHALFFVSNGREKKESEWILMGNACMVATFFLLIFP; from the coding sequence ATGCGCTCTTTTCGCAGCTACGTGATGATCGCCCGCCCCCAACACATGTTACTGGCTGCCCTTACGACCTGGGTAGCCGCCATGCTCTCCAACGGACCTCATTGGTTCACAACAGCCAAAGTGGTCGCACCGACTATTATGGCATTCAGCGTGTTTGGAGCAAGCCTGTTTCATTTCGGAGCGGCCAACCAGATGTACACGCGCAAAAGCGAGTCGCTGGCCGTGCGCGATCCGGCCTTGCTTGACGGCTTGTTCTTTGGTGGCATAGCGAGCATCCTCACCGCTATTGCAATCACGTTCACCTACCTGAACGAAACCTGTCGGGTGATCGTAGTCGCCGACGCCACAATTATCCTTGCCTATCCCAACCTGCTGTCCCGACACTGGTTCTCGAAGAATAGCCTGATCGCCTTCGTCTGCGTATCGCCAATCCTCATAGGCTGGCTTGCTGGAAGCCATCAGCATTCCAGCATTCCCTACGGCATCGGCATGGCATTCTTTTCTTTCCTGGCAAGGGAAATTGTGAAGGATGTCCAGGATCGGAAAGCAAACCACGGCTATCGCTGGACCCTGCCCTTGTGGCTGGGAGTTATTCCGGCCAGGCGCATTGCCGGCGCCTGTATGCTGCCAAGCCTGGTTGTAGCAGGCGGTTTTGGCGCCACTCTGCCTCGATACCACTGGTACGTCGCCGTTCCATACTGTCTGGCGGTGGCTTATTCCCTGATCGCCACCCACGCGCTGTTCTTTGTCTCAAACGGAAGAGAGAAAAAAGAATCCGAATGGATTCTTATGGGCAATGCCTGTATGGTTGCCACATTCTTCCTGCTAATCTTTCCCTAG
- a CDS encoding response regulator produces the protein MAKKTILVVEDERPLLNALSTKLQNEGFEVIEAEDGEIGLKLAIKHKPDMILLDIILPKMDGITVLENLRENAWGKTANVIILSNLSDWDNTQKAVNLNVHDYLVKSDWEIKDVIKKVKSKLK, from the coding sequence ATGGCTAAAAAAACAATTTTAGTTGTTGAAGACGAGAGACCACTACTAAATGCCCTTTCCACAAAACTGCAAAATGAAGGGTTTGAAGTAATTGAGGCGGAGGACGGAGAAATCGGGTTAAAGCTGGCAATCAAGCATAAACCGGATATGATACTGCTGGATATAATTCTCCCTAAAATGGATGGGATCACAGTGCTGGAAAATTTAAGGGAAAATGCCTGGGGTAAAACTGCAAATGTAATAATTTTAAGTAACTTAAGTGATTGGGATAATACACAAAAAGCTGTAAACTTGAATGTACATGATTATCTTGTAAAATCAGACTGGGAAATAAAGGACGTTATTAAAAAAGTAAAAAGTAAACTCAAATAA
- a CDS encoding CAP domain-containing protein, with product MSNQINKFVSKTKNRLTYQSAVSLRTARTYFIPHEDNAHRPYIIRPGALRFYSIVLIITKLAVTAFMYASYPSPAYFSSASSSNIINLTNSSREANGLADLNVSEKLNLAAYQKAQDMVKNNYFSHESPSGARFWNWVIGAGYQYTTAGENLAMDFNSAEAVHNALMASTTHRRNILNDKFSEIGVSIVTGSINGKDTTILVEMFGDPKVAVVEPVPTPVPTPVPTTNVNTTRTNTNIKPTPLPAPIYKSEIVGKMADSLNIKPAETINYWVDVKNTGNTTWLASGNNFIAMNVTDPAGKESQFADSTWLTKYRPTKISGNMAPNGTARFSFSLKAPEKVGTYEESFQLVAENITWINGSYFKLPITVTMPEPVNLNTAPVMENVNIAEPVNLNVNIAVPVNLNTNTAEPINQNVNNTIEQPGFVASTNTNLTIKPAETEVTPFVVASNNSEATKDFLSFLNKYSNVIFWIILILVSISLLINTIVKIRVQHAGTIIPSLLVILLASLMLFMRFHFIQNLGTSPVIL from the coding sequence ATGAGTAATCAGATTAATAAATTTGTCAGTAAAACAAAGAACCGGTTAACCTACCAGTCTGCTGTTTCTTTGCGTACCGCAAGAACTTATTTTATCCCTCATGAAGATAATGCCCACAGACCGTATATTATTAGACCGGGCGCTTTAAGATTTTACAGTATTGTATTAATCATTACCAAGCTGGCGGTAACCGCGTTTATGTATGCCTCCTATCCATCACCGGCTTATTTTTCCAGCGCTTCCTCCTCAAACATCATTAATCTTACCAACAGTTCACGCGAAGCAAACGGCTTGGCTGATCTGAATGTATCTGAAAAATTAAATCTTGCTGCTTATCAAAAAGCACAGGACATGGTTAAAAATAATTACTTCAGTCATGAAAGCCCTTCCGGAGCGCGATTCTGGAACTGGGTAATCGGTGCCGGATATCAGTACACCACGGCCGGCGAGAATCTGGCCATGGATTTTAATTCTGCGGAAGCTGTCCATAACGCGCTTATGGCATCAACAACCCACCGCCGGAATATTTTAAATGATAAATTTTCAGAAATCGGTGTTTCAATAGTAACCGGAAGTATTAACGGTAAAGATACAACTATTTTAGTCGAAATGTTTGGCGATCCAAAAGTTGCCGTAGTAGAACCGGTTCCGACTCCTGTGCCAACACCCGTACCGACAACAAATGTAAATACAACCAGAACTAATACAAATATCAAACCTACTCCCCTGCCCGCTCCAATATACAAAAGCGAGATAGTTGGAAAAATGGCAGATTCTTTAAATATTAAACCGGCAGAAACCATCAATTATTGGGTGGACGTTAAAAATACCGGCAATACAACCTGGCTCGCTTCCGGTAATAACTTTATCGCGATGAATGTAACTGATCCGGCCGGAAAAGAAAGTCAATTTGCTGATTCAACATGGCTCACAAAATACAGGCCGACAAAAATATCCGGTAATATGGCACCGAATGGAACTGCCAGATTTTCATTTTCTCTGAAGGCGCCGGAAAAAGTCGGAACTTATGAAGAATCATTTCAATTAGTCGCGGAAAATATTACTTGGATCAATGGAAGTTATTTTAAACTGCCCATTACTGTAACGATGCCAGAACCTGTTAATTTAAATACCGCGCCAGTAATGGAGAATGTAAATATTGCGGAGCCAGTCAACTTGAATGTAAATATTGCAGTACCTGTCAACCTGAATACCAATACCGCGGAACCGATAAATCAAAATGTTAATAATACAATTGAGCAACCAGGTTTTGTAGCCTCAACAAACACAAATCTGACAATTAAGCCGGCGGAAACTGAAGTCACTCCTTTTGTGGTTGCTAGCAATAATTCTGAAGCAACAAAAGATTTCTTGAGCTTTCTCAATAAATATTCCAACGTCATATTCTGGATAATACTGATTCTGGTGTCAATTTCGCTTTTAATCAACACAATTGTAAAAATAAGGGTTCAGCACGCAGGTACCATCATTCCCAGTCTTCTGGTAATACTTCTGGCCTCATTAATGCTGTTCATGAGATTCCACTTTATTCAAAATCTCGGTACGAGTCCAGTGATTCTGTAA
- a CDS encoding CAP domain-containing protein has product MVNKLHLYIIPHKDNQHRPHLLRPRMLSIISIFVLTAKIFVTAVFLFSYNSPEVFAEISSRKLVELTNQSRTTAGVNPVKENALLTRAAYQKAQDMLDRNYFNHEDPDGNMPWYWLKNNNYIYSYAGENLAMDFTRAETVHEAWLSSESHRANIENPNYKEIGIAVVHGKLNGKSTTVLVEFFGTTFIPSIAGEPDVLYSETAGNPLSTEVLADGNNPQLKSAEVTAELKGIENKGFLSSLSSYSDKIYWALFLLLISALMVNIFVKIRIQHQPAIIQTIAVLLLIGSAIAVRTHFLENIPRLLQII; this is encoded by the coding sequence ATGGTAAATAAACTTCACCTCTACATTATCCCGCATAAAGATAATCAGCATCGGCCGCATCTTTTACGGCCACGCATGCTTTCGATAATCAGCATTTTTGTCTTAACGGCAAAAATTTTCGTTACCGCCGTATTTTTATTTTCTTACAATTCTCCGGAAGTATTTGCAGAGATATCATCCAGAAAATTAGTCGAACTCACTAACCAGTCCCGGACCACTGCCGGCGTAAATCCAGTAAAAGAAAATGCTTTGCTGACTAGAGCCGCTTACCAGAAAGCTCAGGATATGCTGGATAGAAACTATTTTAACCATGAAGATCCGGACGGAAATATGCCTTGGTATTGGTTAAAAAATAATAATTATATTTATTCGTATGCCGGCGAGAACCTGGCGATGGATTTTACCAGGGCAGAAACCGTGCACGAAGCATGGCTTTCAAGCGAATCGCACAGGGCAAATATTGAAAACCCCAATTACAAAGAAATCGGGATTGCGGTGGTGCATGGTAAATTAAACGGAAAAAGCACAACTGTACTGGTTGAATTTTTTGGCACTACTTTCATCCCATCAATAGCAGGAGAGCCAGATGTTCTATATTCCGAAACTGCAGGGAATCCCCTGTCCACTGAAGTTCTGGCGGATGGAAATAATCCTCAGTTGAAATCAGCTGAGGTTACAGCAGAGCTTAAAGGGATTGAAAACAAGGGCTTCTTAAGTTCACTCAGCTCTTACTCAGATAAAATTTACTGGGCTTTGTTTCTGCTTTTGATTTCGGCATTAATGGTCAATATTTTCGTTAAGATACGGATCCAGCATCAACCGGCTATAATACAAACAATTGCAGTGTTATTACTGATCGGATCAGCTATAGCGGTGCGAACCCACTTTTTAGAGAATATCCCCCGTCTACTGCAGATTATCTAA
- a CDS encoding divergent PAP2 family protein: protein MIKIIFIPLVISVLVQCSKTIPDIFKGSFNWKSILKYGGMPSGHSALVASLCTMVGIAQGVDTVEFGIAVVMSVIVLRDSVGLRRIIGKQGEVINKLNLANKNIPAVEERVGHTPFEVLVGVIVGIGFSYLLNSII, encoded by the coding sequence ATGATAAAAATAATTTTTATTCCACTGGTAATCTCGGTACTGGTGCAATGCTCAAAAACAATCCCTGATATATTCAAGGGTAGTTTTAATTGGAAAAGCATTTTAAAATACGGCGGGATGCCTTCCGGACACAGCGCGCTGGTTGCATCACTTTGTACTATGGTTGGAATTGCTCAGGGTGTAGATACGGTTGAATTTGGGATTGCGGTGGTTATGTCAGTTATTGTCTTAAGAGATTCCGTGGGACTCCGTAGGATAATCGGAAAACAGGGCGAGGTAATAAATAAATTAAATCTTGCAAACAAAAACATTCCTGCTGTGGAGGAACGCGTTGGCCATACTCCTTTTGAAGTATTAGTCGGAGTAATTGTCGGTATCGGATTTTCCTACCTGTTAAATTCGATCATCTAA
- the uppS gene encoding polyprenyl diphosphate synthase, translating into MAKKSQKTNVEKAIIPKHIGIIMDGNRTWARKRGLPTFAGHKKGYDIAMKVGGWCLDRGVAILTIYAFSTENWDRSKKEVSYLMNLLKKAFTDEITNLHAKGIQVRVIGIEKGLSKDIKDAIKKAMRMTKNNKRGILNIALNYGGRSEITEAVKKIVKQKVKPAQITEELISKNIFTSDLPDPDLIIRTSAQQRLSGFLTWQSVYSELLFIDKPWPAFTEKDVDDAIEEYSRRNRRFGGN; encoded by the coding sequence ATGGCAAAAAAATCACAGAAAACCAATGTCGAGAAAGCTATAATTCCAAAGCATATTGGTATCATAATGGACGGGAACCGCACGTGGGCAAGGAAAAGAGGCTTACCTACATTCGCGGGTCATAAAAAAGGTTATGATATTGCGATGAAAGTGGGTGGGTGGTGCCTGGATCGTGGTGTAGCTATTCTTACTATCTACGCTTTCTCAACGGAGAATTGGGATCGTTCAAAAAAAGAAGTATCATATCTCATGAATCTTTTAAAGAAGGCGTTTACAGACGAGATCACAAATCTCCATGCCAAGGGAATCCAAGTTCGGGTGATTGGAATTGAAAAAGGTCTTTCTAAAGATATTAAAGACGCGATAAAGAAAGCGATGCGAATGACAAAGAATAATAAACGGGGTATTTTAAATATTGCACTGAACTATGGTGGCAGGTCGGAAATCACTGAAGCGGTAAAGAAGATTGTAAAACAAAAAGTTAAGCCGGCTCAAATAACAGAGGAGCTGATTAGTAAAAACATTTTCACGTCGGACCTACCTGATCCGGATCTGATAATTAGGACATCCGCACAACAGAGACTTTCCGGTTTCCTGACATGGCAGTCAGTGTATAGCGAATTATTGTTTATTGATAAGCCATGGCCGGCATTTACCGAAAAGGATGTTGATGATGCAATAGAGGAATATAGCCGGCGCAACAGAAGGTTTGGGGGGAATTGA
- the amrA gene encoding AmmeMemoRadiSam system protein A: MEKYTQAEKTFLLKLARNTIEFYFANHAKMEIDESEVISENLKRKRAAFVTLTQNGSLRGCIGSINPEMPLYEEIIDKAYAAAFRDLRFPALAKDELPKTKIDISILAVPEPLYYRDYQDLLAKIDSGKDGIVLKKNSFSATFLPSVWREINDKEEFLSSLCHKAGLPLDAWKQNAEILIYRTIEFSE, from the coding sequence ATGGAAAAATATACCCAAGCAGAAAAAACGTTTCTGCTTAAACTTGCACGAAATACTATTGAATTCTATTTTGCAAACCATGCAAAAATGGAAATCGATGAATCTGAAGTGATTTCGGAAAACCTAAAAAGAAAGCGTGCGGCTTTTGTCACACTTACACAAAACGGTAGTTTACGCGGTTGTATCGGAAGTATCAACCCGGAAATGCCGTTGTATGAAGAGATAATTGACAAGGCATATGCTGCGGCATTCCGTGATTTACGATTTCCGGCGCTTGCGAAAGATGAACTGCCGAAAACGAAAATTGATATTTCAATTCTCGCAGTTCCCGAGCCGCTTTATTATCGTGATTATCAGGATTTATTGGCAAAGATAGATTCAGGGAAGGACGGAATTGTACTAAAAAAGAACAGTTTCAGTGCTACTTTTTTGCCCAGTGTTTGGAGAGAAATAAACGATAAGGAAGAGTTTCTTTCTAGTTTGTGCCATAAAGCCGGTCTCCCGCTGGACGCATGGAAACAAAATGCAGAAATTTTAATATACCGAACCATTGAATTTTCTGAATAA